TACCATGTAGGTAAAGAACGTATGCCATTAGGTGAAATAGTAAAAGGGCTCAAAGAAAACCTTTTTATACAGGTAGTTCCTTCAAATGCTTCAGATTATCTTGATCCTGGTACAACTTCAGGTGATTGTCAATGTGGGTGCAGCCATGACTGAGATTATTACAGAAGAGATGCTACAGCTAAAACAGCTCATCATAAAAACCATTTCAAAGAGAGAAACACTAAAAGATGAAATGACAGAGTGGTACAACAGGTTTCCTAACGAAAGATTCGCAAAACTGGATAATCTCATAGTTATTGACAGTATGTTATCAGAACTGGATAGCAACTATAAGCGTTTATGGGACTTTCATAACAGAAAACAAAAGCTCTCGTAAAGTATCTTATGAAAGCGTATCAAAAGAAAGGTCGGCTCACAAATGGTATGGGGAAGATAGAGCAATACCGTACTATACTTGAAAAGGATGTATTTCAAAGTGATGAACCTCACTGGCGGCGTATCAGCAAAAATACGATCACGCTCTTTCAAGTCCTGATTGATCAAGACCTCAGTGATCTGATCTTAGTACTTGAGCACTATCCCAGATATAGAGAATGGGTCTGTGAACATTTCCGTTATGCGTACAGTTATAGTGAGCAAAGTGCCGATATCGATGCCGCATCAGAACTACTGTTTATGGGTGAACCCTTTTTTTCCAAACAGTTTGTGCGCAATGTTGTGCGAAAACTTCCCTCTATAAGTGAATGGTCACTTGAAGAGATCAAAGAGTTCGGTCATTATATATTGGAAAGACATTTTGAGTGGCACCCTATTATTGTGAATCACTATTGTGATGCTGTAAGTACATATACACAACAGCAGGGGTTACATCCTCTGCAGGTCATTACATTAATGTCACCTATAAAAAAGATAAAACGTCAAAAAACTTATGATTATGAAGCGGAAGACCGGGATGCCGTACTGGATATCCCATATATGAACTAATACATTAACATAAAGGAAATACTATGAACAAAGAACAACTCAAAGAAGAACTGCTTAAACTGGCAAGAGATGCTTTTGAGAGAGCATCTACGTTAAAAGAGGACCAACGCATAGAAGTTTATCTGCTGGATGGAGTCCCTACAGTATCTGATATCCTGGAAGAAGATGACACTATCCTCTATGGACCAAACCGTATCTTATGCTACCAGGTATATGGATATCCTTACCTTGAAGATGAGATCAAAACCTGGATCGATTATGCTCGTGTCATAACACAGCCAACCGATGACATGCCAATGCCGGAACCGACCGATATAGAAAAATCGATCAGGGAGATGATAGATGAAATGGCAAAAAACAAACAGGTCAAAAATGATGAGATCAGCTCCTATGAGGTGTTTGCCAACCTGCCTGTCAACCTTCTTGGAAGTATAGAACAGCAGATCATCGAATACTGGTGGAATGCAAAAGAAGAAGAAAATGCCAAGAAGTTGGCTGGTATACAGATCGATGAAGGGTTAGCATCCTGCGCATAGAAAAAAGAGCGTATGAGTAAGAGAGTAATAGATTCAAAGGCACCACAGCGCCTGTGAACTTTTCTTATTTGTTCGTTAGAGTTTGTATTGTTCGAGCCAGTGGGCGTATGGTGCTGGCAGTACCCAGGAAGGTTTATCAATCCCAAGTTCCATGGCAGTAGCATACGTCCAGTGAGGGTTGGCCAAATGGGCACGACCTACCGAAACAATATCCAGCTGTCCGCTTTCAACGGCTGCACTTGCGAGATCAGCACGCCCAAATCCCCAGGCAGAGGTCACAGGCAACCCGGTCTCTTTTTTGATATGGTCAGCAATCGGCGCCATAAAAGCCGGTCCCCATGGAATTTTTGCATCAGGAATATTGAATCCCAAACTTACACTGATAAAGTCCAAACCACCCTCTTTGAATTTTTTGATAAGTTCGATTGATTCCTGCAAGGTCACTTCGTCACGGTCATCAAATTCAATCACACCAAAACGCATGCTAAACGGTAAATGATCAGGCCATACTGCTCTAACAGCTTCCATTGTTTCAAGTAAAAAGCGGCCACGACCATCTGCATCACCGCCATACTCATCCGTACGATGGTTGGCATGTACAGAAAAGAAACTCTGTGCCAGATAACCGTGTGCAAAATGCAATTCCAGCCACTCATAACCGGCATCCAGTGCCCGTTTCGCTGCAGCGACAAAATCGGCCTTCACCCGCTCAATATCTTCTTTTGTCATCTCACGGGGAACACGTGGCAGAATGCCACCACCAAAAGCGATAGGAGAAGGGCCGATAATCTCCCAGTATCGTGGGTCAGATACTTCGAGATGATTATCGCCTTCCCAAGGACGGTTGGCATTCGCTTTGCGTCCGGCATGAGCGATCTGGATGCCAGGAACACAGCCCGCTTTTTTAATTGCTGCAGCGATTTTTGCATGTTCTGCTGCCTGCTTATCATTCCATATTCCAAGACAATTCGGAGAAATGCGTCCCTCAGGTGAAACACCTGTAGCTTCAACTACGATCAGTCCTACCCCTCCTCTGGCCATCTGGGCATAATGAACCAGATGCCAATCGTTAGGTACACCATCTTCGGCCATGTATTGGCACATCGGGGGAACAGCAATACGGTTTCTCATCGTAATGGATTTTAGTGTATAAGGGGTGAAAAGTTTGCTCATAGGTTCTCCTTGGTGCATTTGATTATATATAACTACATTTTAGCTTACGCCAATCTCTCTGACAAAGGTTTATACCTGCATCACATTTGACTTTCCATACTCTGATTGTAGAGTTTTGTACTCTTTTTATTCATAAGGCCGGTATGCCAATATTACTCTCCACTCACGGTCGTGAAGCTTAACTGTTTTCCAAATAACATTTTTGATGGCTTTCTCTTTAAGTCCCGGTGAAAGGAAAATATAGCTTCCTTCACCTTCAGGTGCAGCGACAATATTTTTTCCCAGTTTTAGTAAAGTTTCATAGCCTTCATACATAGGATCACTAAAAATCATTTTGCCGATTTCTTCTTTGTCCTGATCGTAAATGATCATCCCGTCAGTCTGCATGATCCATAGTTCATAATCCTCAGGGACAGTACTTTTATTGATCATAGGAGTGATAAATAACTCAGGACGGATCAATACAGTAATAGAACCGATGAATTGTTTCTTATTATCATATAGAGGTCGTGCAACTACCATAGATAGGAAATCCTCAACTGACATAAACCCACTACTAAATAATGGTTGAGGATTCTTTCTCATAGCAATGATGTGTTCCTGAGAACTTATATCCGATCCTTCAAAATTCTTATAGTCACGTGGTTCGATGTAACGTAAGATCCCTTTTTTATCAGCATAGGCAGCATCAACTACATTTGGATTTGCATCTAGCACTGCACTTAGGAGCTTCCTGATTTCACTCTCTTTTTCTACCTTCACATTACTTTGTTCAATCTGTTTGGCAATGGATGCATCAATTAGGTTGAGCTGGTTTTGTAACTCAGGTACGAAACGTTCCAGCGTCAGCTTCAGCTTGGGAGAAGTTTGTGTTTTCTCTCCCTCTTGCTTGGCAAAAAACATCCACCAATCCAGGTGCGACAATTTCTGATAATATGCCAGTTTCTCCCGATCAAGTTGATATTGCATTTTACCGCTGTCATTTTTCAATGCTTCTGTTACAGCCTTTCGTAAAGAATCACTGCCTTGTGTAAGCGGATTCATAAAGATAAAATCACTCTCTTTATCAAGTATTGTATTTCCTTTTGCATTCAGGACATACCACGTGTAGTCTAACGGTAAGTCAAAGTCCTTATTCAATTTTGCATTCAACTCATCCAGGAAGATAGAGATCCCTAGTGCACCGGTCACTTTTCCATTGACAATGATAGGTTCAGCAATAAAAATAGATTTTTTCCCGGTAGATCGGCTAAAGATCGGAAAACTATTTACCGCATTGCCCGTAAATAAAGATTTAAAATATCCGCGGTTACTTAAGTTCAGGTTGGTGAAATCCCGGTCCAGGGTATAATAATCTCCATTTGGTAGGATATAACTATAAACCCCGGGCAATTTCTCCGAAATCTGCCCTAAATACGGCTTTATCCCTTTCCAGTCTCCTCTTTCAGCCTCAGGAGTAGAAGCCACCAGTTTTAGTAATGCAGAAGCATTTGTAAAAATGGTGTCCACATAATGTGTAGCTGTTCCCAGCATTATTTCAGGTCCCACAGTTTGTGGTTCCTCTACAGGTTTCGCTGCCCATGCAGAACTTAAAAATACAAGTGTTGATAATACGATTATGATTTTCTTCATGTTGTTTTCCCCTCCTTTAGAGTATTGCTTTTACAGTAGATACAAATTGCCTCTAAGCTATCAACTTTAAAAGTATGCAAGCTTATTCCAAGGCAATCACAATTCTTTCATCTTTCTCATGCTCCTCAATTTCGATCAGAGTACCGTGAACATCAGTGTTTTCAGCAATATTGATAATCTCATTTAGATCAATTCCCTTTTCATTCAATGTACCCATTGCCTTTTGAGGAATAAGTTTAGATGCGATTTTTAATACACTTCCCGGTACGGTAATCGTAGTTGCCGGCTCAGGTAAACCACCCTTGAAAATTCTAATCTTTAGATCTAACATAGTGTTTCCTTTTCTTTTCATCGAACGAACTATTGCCTATAAATATTTTACTAAAGTTTCTATAGATTTTCCTTCTATAGTCTTTCAAGTCTTTTTTGCACATTTACATTCATAAAATTAACACTTGCTTAACACAAAGAACCTATACTTATCAGTCATATTAAAAAATAAAAGGAATAAAATGGAAGTAAAAGGTAGAAGAAATTTTCTCTCGAAAGTGATGCTGACAAGTATCGGTGGTGCTGCACTGCTCTCGACTTCAGCTAATGCAAAAAGTACACAAAATCAATCATTGACTGAAGTTCAAAAAGATAAACTCTTTTTTATCTATCAGGAAGAAAAAGTAGCAAGAGATGTCTATATCACACTTGGAAATATCTATACGGATGAAAACACTTTTGCTTCTATTCAGATTTCAGAGCAAAGACATATGGATTCAGCAAGAGAACTCTGTGAAAAATACGGAGTAGATATATCAAATGTCGATGAGAGTCAAGTTGGTGAATTTGTATTGCCTGTACTGCAGGAGCTGTATGATACATGTGTCAGTACAGGTGAAGAGTCAATACTTGATGCATTGAAGATAGGCGAACTGATCGAACTGACAGATATTGATGACCTGGAAGATGCTGCACAAGATATGCCAAGTGATGTTATCACTGTATTTGAAAGCCTTAAAGAAGGAAGTTATAATCACCTTGATGCCTTCCAAACCGCTATAGCTAGAGCTTAAGTATCAAAAGACCGCTTCTCATGCCGACTAAAGATATAAAAGAGCCAAAAGATATAGTCATAGCTTACTATCACTCATTATATACCGGTGACCTTACTCAAGTAAAAAAAATCATGACTTGGGAGTCATACGCTATGACACTTGAAAGCTTTGGACTGAAGTTGGCACTGAAAGATCCGGTCTTTAAATCTCAGCTCAAAGAGATCGAAACACCGGAAATTCTTAAACAGGTAGAGATAAAGCTCTCCAAAGAGCTGGCATCCCGTCAAAAAATTCCTCAAATAGAGATCATTTCTATCGAGTCTAATGGATCCAAACGGCAAACTGCTCATTTCAAAGAAGACGGGAAAGATAAAGTATTATACTTTGCCAAAGAGGATGAGGACTGGAAAATCAACTATTATGCCGGACGGAAAGTGAATGAAGTAAACTAAATATATTAATCTTTAGAATCAGCTCTTTATAAAAGCAAATCTTATGTAAAATTCCATAAAAAAGGCTATTGTGTGATTGAACTTCTTATTTTAGCAGTTGCATTAAGTATGGATGCATTTGCGGTATCCCTTGGACTGGGTGCGAAACAGCTTACTGTTGATAACAAAAAGCTGGCAATGAAAGTCGGACTCTTTTTTGGCTTTTTTCAGGGATTCATGCCGCTTATCGGCTATCTCGCAGGAATCGGTCTTACTAGTATTATCGAATCCATAGATCATTGGGTTGCCTTTGTCTTACTCGCGCTTATTGGATCAAAAATGGTCTACGAAAGTTTTGGAGAACCAGTCGAAGAAGAAATCTCGGTAATTACAAACAAAGTTTTACTTTTACTTGCTATTGCTACAAGCATTGATGCTATGGCAGCAGGCTTTACCTTAACACTCATGGAAACTTCCATCGCAATATCAATCGTGGTCATTACCCTCACGACATTTGTCTTCAGTTATGTCGGAGTATTGCTGGGTGCACATGGGGGAGCTTTTTTAGAAAGCAAAGCAGAACTTTTAGGTGGTATTGTATTGATCGGTATTGGTTTAAAAATTCTTATTGAGCATACACTTTTAAACTAAATAAAAATTAAACTTTACCTACCAATGTGCAGTCTATAGGATGTAAGACTCTATAGACTGCCACACGTTTTTTCTTCTCTTTACACCTATTCAAATCTCACAAATTTCTCGCCATTAAATCTAAATAATTGGGAACTCACAGGGTATGATGCTTCTGTTTCAGCACCCTTTGCAACAGCTCTTAAGACATCTATGCCCTTTTTATTTTTACTTCCGGTTACCAAGATCAAGCCTCTTGCGGGAACAATGACAATATAATCACCGTTCACCTCAATTTGTCTACTTTTCCATAACTCATCCGCTAAGATCAGACTCGTTTCAAAGTTACCGTCGGCATGTAAGATAAAACTCTCCTCATAAGGCTCTATCTCTATTTTCTGAGCAAGTATCCTATTAAGATTTTTTACTGCCAATGCCCTGAGATCTTTATGGGAAATAGATAGACTGGATATATCTGTTGCTTGTAGAAAGGAGAGTCTCTCAGGTGTATCTTCTGCATAGAAGATAACTAGATCTTTATTATAAACTTCATAAGCATCAGTCAAGTTCCCTTCTCTTATCTCTTTTAATTGATCAAGATATGTTGTATCCTTGATGATGGGTACGATATTATCTATATTTACCTCTCTATCATAATCATATGAATGAAGTCCGTCTAATGCATTCTTCGCATATCTCTTTACAATTTCTTCAAGATTTCCCTTATCTTCCTGATAAGCTTTATAGGCATTATCCAAATATGCGGTCACTTTTC
This is a stretch of genomic DNA from Sulfurovum zhangzhouensis. It encodes these proteins:
- a CDS encoding NADH:flavin oxidoreductase/NADH oxidase — encoded protein: MSKLFTPYTLKSITMRNRIAVPPMCQYMAEDGVPNDWHLVHYAQMARGGVGLIVVEATGVSPEGRISPNCLGIWNDKQAAEHAKIAAAIKKAGCVPGIQIAHAGRKANANRPWEGDNHLEVSDPRYWEIIGPSPIAFGGGILPRVPREMTKEDIERVKADFVAAAKRALDAGYEWLELHFAHGYLAQSFFSVHANHRTDEYGGDADGRGRFLLETMEAVRAVWPDHLPFSMRFGVIEFDDRDEVTLQESIELIKKFKEGGLDFISVSLGFNIPDAKIPWGPAFMAPIADHIKKETGLPVTSAWGFGRADLASAAVESGQLDIVSVGRAHLANPHWTYATAMELGIDKPSWVLPAPYAHWLEQYKL
- a CDS encoding cache domain-containing protein is translated as MKKIIIVLSTLVFLSSAWAAKPVEEPQTVGPEIMLGTATHYVDTIFTNASALLKLVASTPEAERGDWKGIKPYLGQISEKLPGVYSYILPNGDYYTLDRDFTNLNLSNRGYFKSLFTGNAVNSFPIFSRSTGKKSIFIAEPIIVNGKVTGALGISIFLDELNAKLNKDFDLPLDYTWYVLNAKGNTILDKESDFIFMNPLTQGSDSLRKAVTEALKNDSGKMQYQLDREKLAYYQKLSHLDWWMFFAKQEGEKTQTSPKLKLTLERFVPELQNQLNLIDASIAKQIEQSNVKVEKESEIRKLLSAVLDANPNVVDAAYADKKGILRYIEPRDYKNFEGSDISSQEHIIAMRKNPQPLFSSGFMSVEDFLSMVVARPLYDNKKQFIGSITVLIRPELFITPMINKSTVPEDYELWIMQTDGMIIYDQDKEEIGKMIFSDPMYEGYETLLKLGKNIVAAPEGEGSYIFLSPGLKEKAIKNVIWKTVKLHDREWRVILAYRPYE
- a CDS encoding ferritin-like domain-containing protein; the encoded protein is MEVKGRRNFLSKVMLTSIGGAALLSTSANAKSTQNQSLTEVQKDKLFFIYQEEKVARDVYITLGNIYTDENTFASIQISEQRHMDSARELCEKYGVDISNVDESQVGEFVLPVLQELYDTCVSTGEESILDALKIGELIELTDIDDLEDAAQDMPSDVITVFESLKEGSYNHLDAFQTAIARA
- a CDS encoding manganese efflux pump MntP, translating into MIELLILAVALSMDAFAVSLGLGAKQLTVDNKKLAMKVGLFFGFFQGFMPLIGYLAGIGLTSIIESIDHWVAFVLLALIGSKMVYESFGEPVEEEISVITNKVLLLLAIATSIDAMAAGFTLTLMETSIAISIVVITLTTFVFSYVGVLLGAHGGAFLESKAELLGGIVLIGIGLKILIEHTLLN
- a CDS encoding DUF1444 family protein; protein product: MKKIIFIGILSLTTFLSAEVLSDKAFTKYFIKTLKYLDSNVSIQEKGWFHLELSYAKDEGKVTAYLDNAYKAYQEDKGNLEEIVKRYAKNALDGLHSYDYDREVNIDNIVPIIKDTTYLDQLKEIREGNLTDAYEVYNKDLVIFYAEDTPERLSFLQATDISSLSISHKDLRALAVKNLNRILAQKIEIEPYEESFILHADGNFETSLILADELWKSRQIEVNGDYIVIVPARGLILVTGSKNKKGIDVLRAVAKGAETEASYPVSSQLFRFNGEKFVRFE